Proteins encoded by one window of Erythrobacter sp.:
- the uvrA gene encoding excinuclease ABC subunit UvrA, whose product MLTHISVKGAREHNLKGIDIELPRDSLIVITGLSGSGKSSLAFDTIYAEGQRRYVESLSAYARQFLEMMQKPDVEHIDGLSPAISIEQKTTSRNPRSTVATVTEIYDYMRLLWARVGVPYSPTTGLPIEAQTVSNMVDRVMALPEGTRLFLLAPAVRGRKGEYRRELAEWQKAGYTRVRIDGEMYGIEDAPALDKKFKHDIEVVVDRLAVKPGLETRLAESFEQALKLAEGLAYVDLADGVVAPLPLAGGAGGGPVEGSTSDTPTPDPSRKREGGLKGAGIPANRIVFSEKFACPVSGFTIEEIEPRLFSFNAPQGACPTCDGLGEKMLFDPQLVVPNEELTLKKGAVVPWAKSNPPSPYYMQVLGSLAKAYGFDLDTPWNALSEENRSVILYGTRGKRVPLTFRDGRKEYTVEKPFEGVIGNLNRRLVQTESAWMQEELSRYQTAQPCETCDGARLNEKARAVKLPGGVDISQPVRFSVSDALAWFTALPDSLTDTQNQIARAILKEIVERLGFLNNVGLDYLNLDRTSGTLSGGESQRIRLASQIGSGLSGVLYVLDEPSIGLHQRDNDRLLETLKRLRDLGNTVIVVEHDEDAIRAADHIVDLGPGAGVHGGEVVAEGTLKQILKAKRSLTADYLTGRREIAVPAKRRKGNGKKLTVHGARANNLRNVTASIPLGTFTCVTGVSGSGKSSFTIDTLYAAAARHLNGARVIAGAHDKVTGLDHCDKVIEIDQSPIGRTPRSNPATYTGAFTQIRDWFAGLPESLARGYKPGRFSFNVKGGRCEACSGDGLIKIEMHFLPDVYVTCEECHGKRYNRETLEVKFKGLSIADVLDMTIEDAEVFFKAVPSIREKMHMLNEVGLGYVKVGQQATTLSGGEAQRVKLAKELARRSTGQTLYILDEPTTGLHFEDVRKLLEVLHRLVEQGNSVVVIEHNLDVIKTADWLLDLGPDGGVRGGEVVAEGTPEKVAATPGSYTGAYLAPMLAKASGRAPAQAAAE is encoded by the coding sequence TGTCGAGAGCCTTTCCGCCTATGCGCGGCAATTCCTCGAAATGATGCAGAAGCCCGATGTCGAGCATATCGACGGGCTGAGCCCCGCGATCTCGATCGAGCAGAAGACTACCAGCCGCAATCCGCGCTCCACCGTGGCCACCGTCACCGAGATCTACGATTACATGCGGCTGCTGTGGGCGCGCGTCGGCGTGCCCTATTCGCCCACCACCGGATTGCCGATCGAGGCGCAGACCGTCTCCAACATGGTCGACCGGGTGATGGCGCTGCCCGAAGGGACGCGGCTGTTCCTGCTCGCCCCGGCGGTGCGCGGGCGCAAGGGGGAGTACCGGCGCGAACTGGCCGAGTGGCAGAAGGCGGGCTACACCCGCGTGCGGATCGACGGCGAGATGTATGGCATCGAAGACGCGCCCGCGCTCGACAAGAAGTTCAAGCACGATATCGAGGTGGTGGTCGATCGGCTGGCGGTAAAGCCGGGGCTGGAAACGCGGCTGGCCGAGAGTTTCGAACAGGCGCTGAAGCTGGCCGAGGGGCTGGCTTATGTGGATCTGGCGGATGGGGTGGTAGCTCCCCTCCCGCTGGCGGGAGGGGCTGGGGGTGGGCCTGTCGAGGGCAGCACTTCGGACACGCCCACCCCTGACCCCTCCCGCAAGCGGGAGGGGGGACTAAAAGGCGCCGGCATCCCCGCCAACCGCATCGTCTTCTCCGAAAAGTTCGCCTGCCCCGTCAGCGGCTTCACCATCGAGGAAATCGAACCCCGGCTGTTCTCGTTCAACGCGCCACAGGGGGCCTGTCCAACCTGCGACGGGCTGGGCGAGAAGATGCTGTTCGATCCGCAACTCGTCGTTCCCAACGAGGAGCTGACGCTGAAGAAAGGCGCGGTGGTGCCCTGGGCGAAAAGCAATCCGCCCTCGCCGTACTACATGCAGGTGCTGGGATCGCTGGCGAAGGCCTATGGCTTCGATCTCGACACCCCGTGGAACGCGCTCAGCGAGGAGAACCGCAGCGTCATCCTCTACGGCACCAGGGGCAAGCGGGTGCCGCTCACCTTCAGGGACGGGCGCAAGGAATATACCGTCGAAAAGCCGTTCGAAGGGGTGATCGGCAATCTCAACCGCCGCCTGGTGCAGACCGAAAGCGCGTGGATGCAGGAGGAGCTGAGCCGTTACCAGACCGCGCAGCCGTGCGAGACCTGCGACGGTGCGCGGCTGAACGAGAAGGCGCGGGCGGTGAAGCTGCCGGGCGGTGTCGACATCAGCCAGCCGGTGCGCTTCTCGGTGTCCGACGCGCTCGCCTGGTTCACCGCGTTGCCCGACAGCCTGACCGACACCCAGAACCAGATCGCCCGCGCCATCCTCAAGGAAATCGTTGAGCGGCTGGGGTTCCTCAACAATGTCGGGCTCGATTACCTCAATCTCGATCGCACCAGCGGCACCCTCTCCGGCGGGGAGAGCCAGCGCATCCGCCTCGCCAGCCAGATCGGCTCCGGCCTCAGCGGCGTGCTCTACGTGCTCGACGAGCCGAGCATCGGCCTGCACCAGCGCGATAACGACCGGCTGCTGGAAACGCTCAAGCGCCTGCGCGATCTCGGCAACACCGTAATCGTGGTCGAGCATGACGAGGACGCGATCCGCGCCGCCGATCATATCGTCGATCTCGGCCCCGGCGCAGGGGTGCACGGCGGCGAGGTGGTGGCCGAGGGGACGCTCAAGCAGATCCTCAAGGCCAAACGCAGCCTCACCGCCGATTACCTCACCGGCCGCCGCGAAATCGCCGTCCCGGCCAAGCGCCGCAAGGGCAACGGCAAGAAGCTGACCGTCCACGGCGCGCGGGCGAACAACCTGCGCAACGTCACCGCCTCCATCCCGCTCGGCACCTTCACCTGCGTGACGGGGGTAAGCGGCAGCGGCAAGTCCAGCTTCACCATCGACACGCTCTACGCCGCCGCCGCGCGGCACCTAAACGGCGCGCGGGTGATCGCCGGCGCGCACGACAAGGTGACGGGTCTCGATCATTGCGACAAGGTGATCGAGATCGACCAGTCGCCCATCGGCCGCACCCCGCGCTCCAACCCGGCCACCTACACCGGCGCCTTCACCCAGATCCGCGACTGGTTCGCCGGCCTGCCCGAAAGCCTCGCGCGCGGGTACAAGCCGGGCCGCTTCAGCTTCAACGTCAAGGGCGGGCGCTGCGAGGCGTGCAGCGGCGACGGGCTGATCAAGATCGAAATGCACTTCCTCCCCGATGTCTACGTCACCTGCGAGGAATGCCACGGCAAGCGGTACAACCGCGAAACGCTCGAAGTAAAGTTCAAGGGCCTCTCGATCGCCGACGTGCTCGACATGACGATCGAGGATGCCGAGGTCTTCTTCAAGGCGGTGCCCTCGATCCGCGAGAAAATGCACATGCTCAACGAGGTCGGGCTGGGCTACGTCAAGGTCGGCCAGCAGGCGACCACGCTTTCGGGCGGGGAGGCGCAGCGGGTGAAGCTGGCGAAGGAACTGGCCCGCCGCTCCACCGGGCAGACGCTCTACATCCTCGACGAACCGACCACCGGCCTGCACTTCGAAGACGTGCGCAAACTGCTCGAAGTGCTGCACCGGCTGGTGGAGCAGGGCAATTCGGTGGTGGTGATCGAACACAACCTCGACGTGATCAAGACCGCCGACTGGCTGCTCGACCTGGGCCCGGACGGCGGCGTGCGCGGCGGCGAGGTGGTGGCCGAAGGCACGCCGGAAAAGGTCGCGGCCACGCCGGGGAGCTACACGGGCGCCTACCTCGCGCCGATGCTGGCGAAAGCCTCCGGGCGCGCCCCCGCGCAGGCGGCGGCGGAGTAA